The Streptomyces aurantiacus genome includes a region encoding these proteins:
- a CDS encoding IS630 family transposase — translation MTSTAGASVPRRGPKLEPLLLSAEERAELERWTRRATSAQALALRARIVLACAGPEVPPIVVVARELRVAADTVRKWRRRFLAERLDGLVDEPRPGRPPTISVDQVEAVVVTTLEQLPKNATHWSRKSMAQHSGLSKSTVGRIWRQFQLRPHLADTFKLSTDPLFVEKVYDVVGLYFNPPEGAVVLSVDEKSQIQALDRSQPVLPIMPGMPERRTHDYVRNGLTTLFAAFDVATGEVITALHRRHRAAEFKKFLIRIDKEVPAHLQVHLIVDNYGTHKTPAIKAWLAKHPRFELHFTPTGSSWINQVERWFGYLAHQMIRRGAHKNIQALEADIRAWVKDWNEDPKPFIWTKTAEEILDSLARFCRRISGAGH, via the coding sequence GTGACTTCTACTGCTGGTGCGTCAGTTCCTCGTCGGGGCCCCAAGTTGGAGCCGTTGCTGCTGTCCGCGGAGGAGCGGGCGGAGCTGGAGCGGTGGACGCGTCGGGCGACATCGGCCCAGGCCCTGGCCCTGCGAGCGCGGATTGTCCTGGCGTGTGCGGGGCCGGAAGTACCGCCGATCGTCGTGGTCGCCCGGGAGCTTCGGGTGGCCGCGGACACGGTCCGCAAGTGGCGGCGGCGCTTTCTCGCCGAGCGGCTGGACGGGCTGGTCGACGAGCCCAGGCCGGGCCGGCCGCCCACCATCAGCGTCGATCAGGTGGAGGCGGTGGTGGTCACCACGCTGGAACAGCTGCCGAAGAACGCCACCCACTGGTCCAGGAAATCGATGGCCCAGCACAGCGGCCTGTCGAAGTCGACCGTGGGCCGGATCTGGCGGCAGTTCCAGCTCAGGCCGCATCTGGCGGACACCTTCAAGCTGTCGACGGACCCGCTGTTCGTGGAGAAGGTCTACGACGTCGTGGGCCTGTACTTCAACCCTCCTGAGGGTGCGGTGGTGCTCTCGGTGGACGAGAAGTCGCAGATCCAGGCCCTGGACCGGTCCCAGCCGGTGCTGCCGATAATGCCGGGCATGCCCGAGCGGCGCACCCACGACTACGTCCGCAACGGCCTGACCACCTTGTTCGCCGCGTTCGACGTCGCCACGGGTGAGGTCATCACTGCCCTGCACCGCCGGCACCGGGCCGCGGAGTTCAAGAAGTTCCTGATCCGGATCGACAAAGAGGTGCCCGCACACCTGCAGGTCCATCTGATCGTGGACAACTACGGCACCCACAAGACCCCTGCGATCAAAGCCTGGCTGGCCAAACACCCGCGGTTCGAGCTGCACTTCACCCCGACCGGCTCCTCCTGGATCAACCAGGTCGAGCGGTGGTTCGGCTACCTGGCCCACCAGATGATCCGCCGCGGCGCACACAAGAACATCCAGGCCCTGGAAGCCGACATCCGGGCCTGGGTCAAGGACTGGAACGAAGACCCCAAGCCGTTCATCTGGACCAAGACAGCCGAAGAGATCCTCGACTCCCTCGCCCGCTTCTGCCGACGGATCTCTGGCGCAGGACACTAG
- a CDS encoding sigma-70 family RNA polymerase sigma factor has translation MEHDSDGDRGQQAGVTDFEEFYQSAYARLVGQLFSVTGSLEQAEDVVQEAFIRALDRWPRIQAYDVPELWVRRVAINLAVSEIRRLRRRAAALLRLGAQRPLPHLTPQTVEVAEMLRHVPVNQRPVLLLHDVLDLPIEQVAEQLGLPVSTVRGRLARARANLARRFAADPEGALSHHGRP, from the coding sequence GTGGAGCATGACAGTGACGGTGACCGAGGACAGCAGGCCGGTGTGACGGACTTCGAGGAGTTCTACCAGTCGGCGTACGCGCGGCTGGTCGGTCAGCTGTTCTCGGTCACCGGCAGTCTCGAACAGGCCGAGGACGTCGTACAGGAAGCGTTCATCCGGGCCCTGGACCGCTGGCCCCGGATCCAGGCCTACGACGTGCCCGAGCTGTGGGTGCGCCGGGTGGCGATCAACCTCGCGGTCAGCGAGATCCGCCGGTTACGCCGGCGTGCCGCGGCTCTGCTGCGCCTGGGTGCCCAGCGCCCGCTGCCCCACCTCACGCCGCAGACCGTCGAGGTCGCCGAGATGCTGCGCCATGTTCCGGTGAACCAGCGCCCGGTGCTGTTGCTGCACGACGTACTGGATCTGCCGATCGAGCAGGTCGCCGAGCAACTGGGCCTGCCGGTGAGCACCGTGCGCGGCAGACTCGCCCGAGCCCGCGCGAACCTGGCCCGCCGTTTCGCCGCCGATCCGGAAGGAGCTCTGTCCCACCATGGCCGACCCTGA
- a CDS encoding tyrosine-type recombinase/integrase translates to MAASRSVSGSGDRRHRPEHGWILTDGGWNKQRTGLYRPKVPKRIPRRIPDEKYTEVFAGLRSHRDRALLAFWVATGARAEELLTAKQGDAVVGQQTIGVIRKGTPAYQELPSTPDAFVWLRPYQEEAWNKGVPRRRAQPLWWTLRRPWRPLEYDAARMMFNRANKLPGANWTLHDLRHTATFLMLDDSNMPPVYVQHILGHKHLSTLDIYNRPTRDDVISAGLAHHARQEHKRNNPPPAPPTPAYNRDSLDVLFGGSPG, encoded by the coding sequence ATCGCTGCCAGCCGGTCGGTTTCGGGCAGCGGCGATCGACGGCACCGGCCCGAACACGGATGGATCCTCACCGACGGCGGCTGGAACAAGCAGCGCACCGGCCTCTACCGGCCCAAGGTCCCCAAGCGGATCCCGCGCCGCATCCCCGACGAGAAGTACACCGAGGTCTTCGCCGGTCTCCGCTCGCACCGTGACCGCGCCCTCCTGGCCTTCTGGGTCGCCACCGGCGCCCGCGCCGAGGAACTGCTCACCGCCAAGCAGGGCGATGCAGTCGTCGGCCAGCAGACCATCGGCGTGATCCGCAAGGGCACACCCGCCTACCAGGAACTCCCCTCCACTCCCGACGCGTTCGTCTGGCTGCGGCCTTACCAGGAAGAAGCCTGGAACAAAGGCGTCCCCCGCCGCCGCGCGCAGCCGCTGTGGTGGACCCTGCGCCGCCCTTGGCGGCCATTGGAGTACGACGCGGCCCGCATGATGTTCAACCGCGCCAACAAGCTCCCGGGCGCCAACTGGACTCTTCACGACCTGCGGCACACCGCAACGTTCTTGATGCTCGACGATTCGAACATGCCGCCGGTCTACGTCCAGCACATCCTCGGCCACAAGCATCTATCCACCCTGGACATCTACAACCGGCCCACCAGGGACGACGTGATCTCGGCAGGGCTCGCACACCACGCCCGCCAGGAGCACAAGCGCAACAACCCGCCTCCGGCCCCGCCCACGCCGGCCTACAACCGCGACTCCCTCGACGTCCTCTTCGGCGGGAGCCCCGGGTGA
- a CDS encoding NADP-dependent oxidoreductase yields MKAVQITGFGRADVLRVNDVERPAPGAGEVLVSVEASSVNGHDVIVRSGELKMVSGRRFPIGVGLDFAGVVAGTGAGVEGYRVGDRVWGMVHPRRRHSVAGAAEYVVVSTERVAHAPADLSSVEAAALVVAGSTALIALRDSVHLADGERVLVRGAAGGVGTAAVQLAHAMGGHVTALARDRHAELLTDLGADEVLDYRSTVSEQIGPFDVIVDTVGTELHCYRSRLGKGGRMVTVGLSPSALAAIAASSVHGTRRIRTFSANPETPLLRDLAGHVTSGALRPVIDSVYPLADIAAAHQAFERGGVVGKHVVTVPRSSL; encoded by the coding sequence ATGAAGGCCGTTCAGATCACGGGTTTCGGCAGGGCGGACGTCCTGCGGGTCAACGATGTCGAGCGCCCCGCGCCCGGTGCGGGTGAGGTGCTGGTGTCGGTCGAGGCATCCAGTGTGAACGGGCACGATGTGATCGTCCGCTCGGGAGAGTTGAAGATGGTGTCGGGACGCCGCTTCCCGATCGGCGTGGGGCTGGACTTCGCGGGTGTCGTCGCCGGGACCGGCGCCGGTGTGGAGGGCTACCGGGTCGGGGACCGTGTGTGGGGCATGGTGCATCCCCGCCGGCGGCACTCCGTCGCTGGGGCGGCCGAGTACGTCGTGGTCTCCACGGAACGGGTCGCGCACGCCCCGGCGGACCTTTCGTCGGTCGAGGCGGCAGCCCTGGTGGTCGCCGGTTCTACAGCGCTGATCGCGCTGCGCGACAGTGTGCACCTCGCGGACGGGGAACGGGTCCTGGTGCGGGGCGCGGCCGGCGGAGTCGGCACGGCCGCGGTGCAGTTGGCACACGCCATGGGCGGTCACGTCACCGCGCTGGCCCGCGATCGCCACGCCGAGCTCCTGACCGACCTCGGCGCCGACGAGGTCCTGGACTACCGCTCAACCGTCTCGGAGCAGATCGGGCCGTTCGACGTCATCGTCGACACCGTCGGCACGGAATTGCACTGCTACCGAAGCCGGTTGGGCAAGGGTGGCCGGATGGTCACCGTCGGACTGTCCCCGTCGGCGCTGGCCGCGATCGCCGCATCCAGCGTGCACGGCACCCGCCGCATCCGCACCTTCAGTGCCAACCCCGAAACCCCCCTGCTGCGCGACCTGGCCGGCCATGTCACGTCGGGTGCGCTGCGCCCGGTGATCGACAGTGTGTACCCGCTCGCGGACATCGCCGCCGCGCACCAGGCATTCGAGCGCGGCGGCGTCGTGGGCAAGCACGTGGTGACAGTGCCGCGCAGCTCCCTCTGA
- a CDS encoding helix-turn-helix transcriptional regulator translates to MSDDPRRELADFLRTRRTRLRPQDVGLEPGPRRRVAGLRREELALLAGVSSDYYQRMEQGRDVRPSEQVLDALARALNFSAEESRHLHSLATAARTPARLPRSYEPEDVPDTTLRLLHTMASPALVVGRFLDVLAWNPLGGALLGEFARQPQKERNLLALFLHPQADRTCPNRAATVSELIGMLRTQVAAAPGHPRAVELVGALTVRSDEFAALWALHDVEEPTRGQMRLNHPQVGELNLDWDAYPIPGNPGPALMVCTAAEDSPDAERLQRLADLLSTP, encoded by the coding sequence ATGAGTGACGATCCCCGGCGCGAACTCGCCGACTTCCTGCGCACCCGCCGAACTCGGCTCCGGCCACAGGACGTTGGGCTGGAGCCCGGCCCGAGACGGCGCGTCGCCGGACTACGGCGGGAGGAACTGGCTCTGCTGGCGGGGGTGAGTTCGGACTACTACCAGCGCATGGAACAGGGACGCGACGTCCGGCCCTCCGAGCAGGTTCTGGACGCCCTCGCGCGCGCGCTGAACTTCTCCGCCGAGGAGTCCCGGCACCTGCACAGCCTCGCTACCGCCGCGCGTACGCCCGCCCGCCTGCCCCGCTCGTACGAGCCGGAGGATGTGCCGGACACCACGCTGAGGCTGCTGCACACGATGGCCTCGCCCGCTCTGGTCGTCGGCCGTTTCCTGGACGTGCTGGCCTGGAACCCGCTCGGCGGTGCCCTGCTGGGCGAGTTCGCCCGACAGCCGCAGAAGGAGCGGAACCTGCTGGCACTTTTCCTGCACCCCCAGGCCGACCGGACTTGCCCGAACCGGGCGGCCACCGTCTCCGAGTTGATCGGGATGCTGCGGACCCAGGTCGCCGCCGCTCCCGGCCACCCGCGCGCGGTGGAGTTGGTGGGTGCACTAACCGTCCGCAGCGATGAGTTCGCGGCCCTGTGGGCCCTCCACGACGTGGAGGAACCCACCCGCGGCCAGATGCGCCTCAACCATCCCCAGGTCGGGGAACTGAACCTGGACTGGGACGCCTACCCCATACCGGGCAACCCAGGCCCCGCGCTCATGGTGTGCACCGCCGCCGAAGACAGCCCCGACGCCGAACGGCTCCAACGGCTCGCCGACCTGCTGAGCACGCCCTGA
- a CDS encoding ISAzo13 family transposase, whose amino-acid sequence MGIPDATRNQLAVKFGVLFPHLDERQRRLLMGAEARAVAQAAQVSETTVRKGADELEACEGPLGRVRRPGGGRKKAAEVDPGLRPALLALVEPDIRGDPISPLRWTTRSTRKLAAELTCQGHKVSADTVGDLLREEGFSLQANAKTVEGAQHPDRDAQFRYINDRAKEHIGAGDPVISVDTKKKELVGDYKNAGREWRPTGEPVLVKTHDFLDRQGPGKAIPYGIYDLAANTGWVSVGTDHDTAEFAVASIRRWWQARGRYDYPHATRLLITADAGGSNGYRTRAWKSELAALASGTGMEITVCHLPPGTSKWNKIRHRLFSHISMNWRGRALISHEVIVDSIAATTTRTGLTIEAELDTGTYDTGVKVTDAEIDALAMSRHRFHGAWNYTLRPAGPCPAPHHETESAATTATTAHPAAPPDGVDTQALRDPELTGMTIAEPDALVDALIPALAEQREQFRHERRRRRGAGAKDKLSDADRILATVLCLRKIGTHDLLAQLFGVTGSTLTRAVQEARSLLAEHDHAIHPSTAGLAGPPQGVDAAVLLRSPSVESLSVESAHVVSASAAWASSSASASIRALSGSRPVNSRKASAACKTTMPRPSRTVQPRSRAVRSSAVSSGR is encoded by the coding sequence ATGGGCATCCCTGACGCGACTCGTAACCAACTGGCCGTCAAGTTTGGGGTGTTGTTCCCGCATCTGGACGAGCGGCAGCGTCGGCTGCTGATGGGAGCCGAGGCCCGGGCGGTCGCGCAGGCGGCTCAGGTCAGCGAGACCACGGTTCGCAAGGGCGCGGATGAGTTGGAGGCGTGCGAGGGACCGCTGGGGCGGGTTCGCCGTCCTGGCGGCGGGCGCAAGAAGGCTGCCGAGGTAGACCCGGGGCTGCGGCCGGCTCTGCTCGCACTGGTCGAGCCGGACATACGCGGGGATCCGATATCGCCGCTGCGCTGGACAACCAGGTCGACGAGGAAGCTTGCCGCCGAACTCACTTGCCAGGGGCACAAGGTGAGCGCGGACACGGTCGGGGACCTGCTCCGGGAGGAGGGCTTCAGCCTGCAAGCCAACGCAAAGACCGTCGAGGGCGCACAGCACCCTGACCGTGATGCCCAGTTCCGCTATATCAACGACCGGGCCAAGGAACACATCGGTGCCGGGGATCCGGTGATCAGCGTGGACACCAAGAAGAAGGAGCTGGTCGGCGACTACAAGAACGCCGGGCGCGAGTGGCGGCCGACGGGCGAACCAGTGCTGGTCAAAACGCATGACTTCCTGGACCGACAGGGACCGGGCAAGGCGATCCCATACGGCATCTACGACCTTGCGGCGAACACCGGCTGGGTCAGTGTCGGCACCGACCACGACACCGCCGAATTCGCTGTCGCTTCGATCCGCCGCTGGTGGCAGGCCCGCGGCCGTTACGACTACCCGCACGCCACCCGTCTTCTGATCACCGCGGACGCGGGCGGCTCCAATGGCTACCGCACCCGGGCCTGGAAGAGTGAACTGGCCGCTCTCGCCTCCGGAACTGGCATGGAGATCACTGTCTGTCACCTACCGCCCGGGACCTCGAAGTGGAACAAGATCAGGCACCGACTGTTCTCCCACATCTCCATGAACTGGCGCGGCAGAGCGCTGATCAGCCATGAAGTCATCGTGGACAGCATCGCGGCGACCACGACCCGCACCGGTCTGACAATCGAAGCTGAACTCGACACCGGCACCTACGACACCGGTGTGAAGGTCACCGACGCCGAGATCGATGCACTGGCAATGAGCCGGCACCGCTTCCATGGCGCCTGGAACTACACGCTCCGTCCTGCTGGTCCTTGCCCGGCCCCACACCATGAGACGGAATCCGCAGCAACCACCGCCACAACCGCCCACCCGGCCGCGCCCCCGGACGGCGTTGACACCCAAGCTCTCCGCGACCCGGAGCTGACCGGCATGACCATTGCCGAACCCGACGCGCTGGTCGATGCGTTGATCCCGGCGCTCGCGGAACAACGCGAGCAATTCCGCCACGAGCGCCGACGGCGGCGAGGTGCGGGTGCCAAGGACAAGCTCTCCGACGCAGACCGGATCCTCGCCACCGTGCTCTGCCTCCGCAAGATCGGCACCCACGACCTGCTCGCCCAGCTCTTTGGCGTCACCGGAAGCACTCTCACACGGGCCGTCCAGGAAGCACGCTCGCTACTGGCCGAGCACGATCACGCGATCCACCCCTCAACTGCCGGGCTCGCCGGGCCACCACAGGGTGTGGACGCTGCGGTACTCCTTCGGTCGCCTTCGGTCGAGTCGCTTTCGGTCGAGTCGGCTCACGTCGTTTCGGCTTCGGCCGCGTGGGCAAGCTCGTCGGCATCGGCAAGCATCCGTGCGCTGTCCGGCTCTCGGCCGGTGAACAGCCGAAAGGCGTCCGCGGCCTGCAAGACGACCATGCCGAGACCGTCGAGGACGGTGCAGCCCCGTTCGCGGGCGGTGCGCAGCAGCGCGGTTTCCAGCGGCCGGTAG
- a CDS encoding ABC transporter ATP-binding protein translates to MRTTPFRRPAAPTTSTLATLAVDDLSVHYGGVRAVSSISFSVEPGASVGIIGANGAGKTSTLKALMGLVPRGGGRITLGERDLTRVRARDMVRHGIGYVPEGRHVFPGLTVEKNLLLGAYARRWDADTRATLAEVHELFPVLGEMGQRLAGALSGGQQQMLSIGRALMARPRILLLDEPSMGLSPKLVGEILSALKRLREEGMSLLLVEQNATLTFGATSHCLVMENGSVAMTGTSEELSRDVRVRQIYLGL, encoded by the coding sequence GTGAGGACGACCCCCTTCCGGCGCCCGGCCGCCCCCACAACCAGCACCCTGGCCACGCTCGCCGTCGACGACCTGTCCGTGCACTACGGCGGGGTCCGCGCGGTCAGTTCGATCAGCTTCAGCGTGGAGCCCGGGGCGTCGGTGGGCATCATCGGCGCCAACGGCGCGGGCAAGACCTCCACCCTCAAAGCCCTGATGGGACTGGTACCGCGCGGCGGCGGACGCATCACACTGGGCGAGCGCGACCTGACCCGCGTACGGGCCCGCGACATGGTGCGGCACGGTATCGGCTACGTACCGGAGGGTCGGCACGTGTTCCCCGGCCTGACCGTGGAGAAGAACCTGCTGCTTGGCGCGTACGCCCGCCGTTGGGACGCCGACACCCGGGCCACGCTGGCCGAGGTGCACGAACTCTTCCCGGTACTGGGCGAGATGGGCCAGCGGCTGGCCGGCGCGCTCTCCGGCGGGCAGCAGCAGATGCTCTCCATCGGCCGCGCCCTGATGGCCAGGCCGCGCATCCTGCTGCTCGACGAACCGTCCATGGGGCTCTCGCCCAAGCTCGTCGGCGAGATCCTGAGCGCGCTGAAACGGCTGCGCGAGGAGGGGATGAGCCTGCTCCTCGTGGAGCAGAACGCCACACTCACCTTCGGCGCGACGAGCCACTGCCTGGTCATGGAGAACGGCAGCGTCGCCATGACCGGAACCTCCGAGGAACTCAGCCGGGACGTCCGGGTGCGCCAGATCTACCTCGGGCTGTGA
- a CDS encoding branched-chain amino acid ABC transporter ATP-binding protein/permease, protein MKFRTGGLPATRIGVLSAAAVAAWLLPYGLGSYSIHVVNIAIIYALLAIGMGLAMGVSGQINLAQVAFFGVGAYTLAILTTDSGYGFWAAAVIAVLATVATGLFVGIPALRMQSHYLGIVTLGLALGFINWITNASITGGADGISGIPLPTLPGIDLSSEYLYYYLELVVCAVGLGFGLFVVRTSLGRRLRAMRDDSLAAGAMGAEIPLLRMTAFLLASLYGGLAGVLYAGLIRYVAPETFSIGNMFILLAMVIIGGRRSLVGCVVGAVGLTLIREWLSDFSTYAQLGYGVVVVLMVVFAPTGLAGIPSRVREFANRRRRSHAEDRARLRPFQPYEAVETPDAADEPLLEIRSVTKDFRGLRALDDVSLTVRPGEIRGIVGPNGSGKTTLFNVISGFYRATSGQVRFGGRATTAARPYALSLLGVARTFQNLRLFGQLTVRENILVALDRTRTYTIWQYAVWQPGVVRRERQLRRQAQELLERFGLADFAEVAPGSLPYGIQRRIEIARAMASRPRLLLLDEPAAGLNGEEVQQLARIVRSIRDSGTTVVLIEHNMGLVMSLCERVTVLSSGGVIAEGTPAEVVAAPEVIEAYLGDSAMADVPRPEPAPSQAPAGPPQASAAPAQDPASDQAPDSKEATR, encoded by the coding sequence GTGAAGTTCCGTACCGGAGGGCTTCCAGCCACCCGTATCGGGGTGCTCTCAGCCGCCGCGGTGGCCGCCTGGCTGCTGCCGTACGGCCTGGGCAGCTACTCCATCCATGTCGTCAACATCGCGATCATCTATGCCCTGTTGGCCATCGGCATGGGCCTGGCCATGGGCGTCTCCGGGCAGATCAACCTCGCCCAGGTCGCGTTCTTCGGCGTCGGCGCCTACACACTCGCCATCCTGACCACCGACTCCGGGTACGGGTTCTGGGCGGCGGCGGTCATCGCCGTACTCGCGACCGTGGCGACGGGCCTGTTCGTCGGTATACCCGCCCTGCGGATGCAGTCCCACTACCTGGGGATCGTCACCCTCGGCCTGGCACTCGGCTTCATCAACTGGATCACCAACGCCTCGATCACCGGCGGCGCCGACGGCATCTCCGGAATCCCACTGCCCACCCTGCCCGGCATCGACCTGTCCAGCGAATACCTCTACTACTACCTGGAGTTGGTGGTCTGCGCGGTCGGCCTCGGCTTCGGGCTCTTCGTCGTCCGTACGTCCCTGGGACGACGGCTGCGCGCGATGCGCGACGACTCCCTGGCCGCGGGCGCGATGGGCGCGGAGATCCCGCTGCTGCGGATGACCGCGTTCCTCCTCGCCAGCCTGTACGGGGGACTGGCCGGAGTGCTGTACGCGGGCCTCATCCGCTACGTCGCCCCAGAGACCTTCTCCATCGGCAACATGTTCATCCTGCTCGCCATGGTCATCATCGGCGGCCGGCGTTCCCTCGTCGGCTGTGTGGTCGGCGCGGTCGGACTGACCCTCATCCGCGAGTGGCTCTCCGACTTCTCGACGTACGCACAGCTCGGATACGGCGTGGTGGTCGTCCTCATGGTCGTCTTCGCGCCGACCGGGCTCGCCGGAATCCCCTCCCGCGTAAGGGAGTTCGCGAACCGGCGACGACGGAGTCACGCCGAGGACCGTGCCCGGCTGCGCCCCTTCCAGCCGTACGAGGCCGTCGAGACGCCCGACGCCGCCGACGAGCCTCTGCTCGAAATCCGGTCCGTCACCAAGGACTTCCGCGGACTGCGCGCCCTGGACGACGTGTCCCTCACGGTCCGGCCCGGCGAGATCCGCGGCATCGTAGGGCCCAACGGTTCCGGCAAGACCACCCTGTTCAATGTCATCAGCGGCTTCTACCGGGCCACTTCAGGGCAGGTGCGGTTCGGCGGCCGCGCCACCACCGCCGCCCGTCCGTACGCGCTCTCCCTCCTCGGCGTAGCCCGCACCTTCCAGAACCTGCGTCTGTTCGGCCAGTTGACCGTCCGGGAGAACATCCTCGTCGCGCTCGACCGCACCAGGACGTACACCATCTGGCAGTACGCGGTGTGGCAGCCCGGTGTCGTACGTCGCGAGCGGCAGCTGCGCCGCCAGGCCCAGGAACTCCTGGAGCGTTTCGGGCTCGCCGACTTCGCCGAGGTCGCGCCCGGTTCCCTCCCCTACGGCATCCAGCGGCGCATCGAGATCGCCCGTGCCATGGCCTCCCGGCCCCGGCTGCTGCTCCTCGACGAACCGGCCGCCGGACTGAACGGAGAAGAGGTGCAGCAGCTCGCCCGCATCGTGCGCTCCATCCGTGACAGCGGCACCACGGTCGTCCTCATCGAGCACAACATGGGCCTGGTCATGTCGCTGTGTGAGCGCGTCACGGTGCTCTCCAGCGGTGGGGTCATCGCGGAGGGCACGCCCGCCGAGGTGGTCGCCGCTCCCGAGGTGATCGAGGCGTATCTCGGGGACTCCGCGATGGCCGACGTTCCGCGACCGGAGCCGGCACCGTCCCAGGCTCCCGCGGGTCCGCCCCAGGCATCTGCGGCTCCGGCCCAGGACCCTGCTTCGGACCAGGCACCTGATTCGAAGGAGGCAACCCGGTGA
- a CDS encoding branched-chain amino acid ABC transporter permease — protein sequence MQETLQTLVGGLSLGAVYALVAMGFSLVYRTMGLVNFAHADIAMIGAYAASTFYLTSKLPFAVAMVVAIAVTAAIGLVIERVLRPLENKDFDLMLIGTIGFGIVLQAVAILIWGTTGRAVSSPVRSAPLDLFGVRVRTYDLLVMAVAAFAVLGLAWFLARTKRGAAMQAVAMDHEAATAVGINVGRSNALAFSIGAGLAALAGGLVGPMLYVDASLGGALGIKGFAAAMLGGFGSIPGAVVGGLAIGVLDSYAAGHFQGYSVLVTFLVFTAAIMIRPMGVFGERTVSRA from the coding sequence GTGCAAGAGACACTGCAGACACTCGTCGGAGGCCTGAGTCTCGGGGCGGTCTACGCCCTGGTCGCCATGGGGTTCTCCCTGGTCTACCGCACCATGGGCCTGGTCAACTTCGCCCACGCCGACATCGCCATGATCGGCGCCTACGCGGCCTCCACCTTCTACCTGACCTCCAAGCTGCCCTTCGCCGTGGCCATGGTCGTGGCCATCGCGGTCACCGCCGCGATCGGCCTGGTCATCGAGCGGGTGCTGCGGCCGCTGGAGAACAAGGACTTCGACCTGATGTTGATCGGCACGATCGGCTTCGGCATCGTCCTGCAGGCCGTCGCCATCCTGATCTGGGGCACCACCGGACGGGCGGTCAGCTCGCCCGTCCGGTCCGCCCCGCTCGACCTGTTCGGAGTGCGTGTGCGCACGTACGACCTGCTGGTGATGGCCGTCGCCGCCTTCGCCGTGCTCGGCCTCGCCTGGTTCCTCGCCCGCACCAAGCGTGGCGCGGCCATGCAGGCCGTCGCCATGGACCACGAGGCGGCCACCGCCGTCGGCATCAACGTCGGCCGCAGCAACGCCCTCGCCTTCTCCATCGGCGCGGGCCTCGCCGCCCTGGCCGGCGGTCTCGTCGGACCGATGCTGTACGTCGACGCGTCGCTCGGCGGCGCACTCGGTATCAAGGGCTTCGCCGCCGCGATGCTCGGCGGCTTCGGGTCCATCCCCGGAGCGGTCGTCGGCGGACTCGCGATCGGCGTCCTCGACTCCTACGCGGCCGGCCACTTCCAGGGCTACTCGGTGCTCGTGACCTTCCTGGTCTTCACCGCCGCCATCATGATCCGCCCGATGGGCGTCTTCGGGGAGAGGACGGTGAGCCGCGCGTGA